One Helianthus annuus cultivar XRQ/B chromosome 7, HanXRQr2.0-SUNRISE, whole genome shotgun sequence genomic region harbors:
- the LOC110925470 gene encoding heat shock 70 kDa protein 4 has translation MSARGKVPAIGIDLGTTYSCVAVWQHNRVEIIANDQGNRTTPSYVAFNETERLVGDAAKNQAAYNPTNTIFDVKRLIGRRASDKIVQDDMKLWPFKVVAGKGDKPKIVVTYKNEIKEFAAEEISSMVLAKMKGIAETFLGSKVEKAVVTVPAYFSDSQRQSTKDAAMVSGLEVLRMIHEPTAAAIAYALDKRASVDGKMNVLVFDLGGGTFDVSILTIDDAGVIEVKATGGDTHLGGEDFDNRMVNYYVSEIKRKHKVDISKNVKALGRLRVSCERAKRTISTASQTTIDIECLFNGIDFSTKFTRAKFEEVNMELFKKCMATVKTCLQDLNMNKDSIDEVVLVGGSTRIPKIQVLLQEFFNGKVLCQGINPDEAVAYGAGILAAKLSGTGDEAVQTLELIDITPLSLGVGGDKDVMSVLIPRNSPIPTKKEYTFYTIFDNQTYMDLPVYQGERSKCTENYLLSQFWLSDLPPARRGVVEVTVCFTIDANGILHVSAREATSGSNNAIKITNEGGLTKDDIKKMIEDAERYKLEDEAHMKKVMAHEALTDYVYKLRDNIKDYKVRMRLRETALSVKELKEIDQQIEDAIEWLDEHPDAEVVDLEDKEAELNNICRLTKLNLH, from the exons ATGTCAGCAAGAGGTAAAGTTCCGGCCATTGGAATCGACCTTGGTACTACGTACTCGTGTGTGGCTGTTTGGCAACACAACCGAGTTGAGATCATAGCAAACGATCAAGGTAACCGAACCACCCCCTCGTACGTCGCTTTCAACGAAACTGAACGTTTGGTTGGGGATGCTGCCAAGAACCAGGCTGCTTATAATCCCACCAACACCATCTTCG ATGTCAAACGGCTGATTGGAAGAAGAGCAAGTGACAAAATCGTTCAGGACGACATGAAACTGTGGCCTTTCAAAGTCGTGGCTGGAAAAGGTGACAAGCCAAAAATCGTAGTCACATACAAGAACGAAATTAAAGAATTTGCTGCTGAAGAAATATCTTCTATGGTTTTAGCCAAGATGAAAGGCATTGCGGAGACATTTCTAGGATCGAAAGTTGAAAAGGCTGTCGTCACTGTTCCTGCTTATTTCAGTGATTCTCAACGCCAATCAACGAAAGATGCTGCAATGGTTTCTGGACTCGAGGTTCTGCGCATGATTCATGAACCTACAGCTGCTGCAATCGCTTATGCACTAGACAAAAGAGCCAGTGTAGATGGCAAGATGAATGTGTTAGTTTTTGACTTGGGTGGTGGTACTTTTGATGTCTCCATTCTCACCATTGATGACGCGGGAGTGATTGAGGTTAAAGCTACGGGTGGTGATACACATCTGGGAGGTGAGGACTTTGATAACAGAATGGTGAACTATTACGTCTCTGAAATCAAGAGAAAACACAAAGTGGATATTAGCAAGAACGTAAAAGCTTTGGGTAGGTTAAGGGTTAGTTGTGAGAGGGCAAAGAGAACTATTTCAACAGCCTCTCAGACTACAATCGATATCGAATGTTTGTTTAATGGAATCGATTTTTCTACAAAGTTTACTAGGGCTAAATTCGAAGAGGTGAACATGGAGTTGTTCAAGAAGTGCATGGCTACTGTGAAAACTTGTTTACAAGATTTAAATATGAACAAGGATAGCATTGATGAAGTGGTTCTTGTTGGCGGGTCGACCCGGATACCCAAGATACAAGTACTATTGCAGGAGTTTTTTAACGGAAAGGTACTTTGCCAAGGAATCAATCCCGATGAAGCTGTTGCGTATGGTGCGGGGATTCTAGCTGCAAAGTTAAGTGGCACGGGTGACGAAGCTGTGCAGACTCTAGAGCTAATTGATATTACGCCTTTGTCTCTCGGTGTGGGGGGTGATAAAGATGTTATGTCGGTTTTAATTCCACGAAATTCGCCTATACCGACCAAAAAAGAATATACATTCTATACAATTTTCGACAATCAAACGTATATGGATCTTCCAGTGTATCAAGGTGAGAGATCGAAGTGCACGGAAAACTATCTTTTGTCACAATTTTGGTTGTCTGATCTTCCCCCTGCTCGTCGTGGGGTAGTTGAAGTAACTGTATGCTTTACGATAGACGCCAATGGGATACTTCATGTCTCGGCGAGAGAAGCAACTAgcggaagtaacaacgcaataaagatAACCAACGAGGGTGGTCTGACAAAAGATGATattaagaagatgattgaagatgCCGAACGttacaagttggaggatgaagcACACATGAAGAAAGTGATGGCCCATGAAGCTTTAACTGATTATGTTTATAAATTAAGAGACAACATTAAGGATTACAAGGTTCGAATGAGGCTTAGAGAGacggcattgagtgtaaaagagttgaaagaaatagACCAACAGATTGAGGACGCAATCGAGTGGCTTGATGAACACCCGGATGCGGAAGTTGTTGACTTGGAGGACAAGGAAGCAGAGCTTAACAACATATGTAGGCTTACCAAGTTAAACCTGCATTGA
- the LOC110925480 gene encoding uncharacterized protein LOC110925480 has translation MLLPSTDILTARRRNRYQDFAIKISTRDSRRERSIQVLIDLKSAAHANSFIDMRLLEELYNKYKDLFVDIRIAGGVVGCFGWQLKMCSERCLLFNRDPAFLQFRSTVHENYP, from the exons ATGCTGCTTCCCTCCACTGATATCTTGACCGCCAGAAGAAGAAATAG GTATCAAGACTTTGCAATCAAGATATCAACAAGAGATTCACG AAGAGAAAGATCAATCCAG GTTTTAATCGATCTCAAATCAGCAG CTCATGCTAATTCATTCATAGATATGCGACTTTTAGAGGAATTGTACAACAAATACAAAG ATCTTTTCGTTGATATCCGCATAGCTGGTGGGGTGGTCGGCTGCTTCGGTTGGCAGCTCAAAATGTGTTCAG AAAGATGCCTTTTATTCAACCGCGATCCAGCCTTCCTCCAATTCCGATCAACGGTACATGAGAACTATCCTTGA
- the LOC110899029 gene encoding uncharacterized protein LOC110899029, giving the protein MEPKLHPALTVSNIKTHVPVILEKDSTHYTTWKTLFKVHCQIYEVLDHLAAKPDAASSSTTTDSADSAKDKGAAAAAETLWKQLDAVVLQWIYATISTALLHSILKPGQTAHEAWLAVESEFNDNKNTRAIFLGQEFANLCLENFSSMAEYCQHVKHLADQLQSVGSPVDDRMLVIKILTGLTDQYDNISTVLQNRDPLPDFNEVRSRLNMEEQKKKRQVTRGAQSAATALAATTSNPPPSNTPSTFYHSDRGRGGRSRSSRGRGRGRNYSGCGNNNNSRYQPSPT; this is encoded by the coding sequence ATGGAACCCAAACTACATCCCGCCCTCACTGTCTCCAACATTAAAACTCACGTTCCAGTTATCCTGGAAAAAGATTCAACCCACTACACAACTTGGAAGACCCTTTTCAAAGTCCATTGTCAGATATACGAGGTTCTTGATCACCTCGCCGCTAAGCCGGATGCCGCCTCTTCTTCTACTACCACCGACTCCGCAGACTCGGCTAAAGACAAGGGAGCCGCCGCCGCCGCTGAGACTCTTTGGAAGCAACTGGACGCCGTTGTGCTCCAGTGGATCTATGCCACAATCTCCACGGCACTGCTGCACTCTATCCTTAAACCAGGTCAAACGGCCCATGAAGCCTGGCTTGCTGTTGAAAGCGAATTCAATGACAATAAAAATACGCGGGCTATCTTCCTTGGTCAGGAGTTCGCCAACTTATGTCTTGAGAATTTTTCCTCCATGGCGGAATACTGTCAACACGTCAAACATCTTGCTGATCAACTTCAAAGTGTTGGCTCTCCGGTTGACGACCGGATGTTAGTCATCAAAATCCTCACCGGCTTAACTGACCAGTATGACAACATCTCCACCGTCCTGCAAAACCGGGATCCGCTACCCGACTTCAATGAAGTTCGTTCTAGGCTCAACATGGAAGAACAAAAGAAGAAACGTCAGGTTACTCGCGGTGCTCAGTCCGCCGCCACGGCTCTCGCTGCCACCACCTCAAACCCGCCGCCATCCAACACCCCGTCTACCTTCTACCATTCGGACCGTGGCCGTGGGGGTCGCTCACGAAGCAGTCGCGGACGTGGCCGTGGCCGCAATTATTCGGGCtgtggtaacaacaacaacagccgCTACCAGCCATCGCCCACTTAG